The proteins below are encoded in one region of Segatella copri:
- a CDS encoding glycoside hydrolase family 2 TIM barrel-domain containing protein has product MKQRLFVTLSLAGLAMATFGATKPKTAIKSLNKTTIQQPTYTEWHDLQVNAINRFPLHTNFFTYPADDWVSEKDGKIVSKDILHMNKTESKYFLSLDGTWKFNWVANADQRPTDFYKEDLDDSNWKTMNVPGNWEMNGFGDPEYVNNGFAWREHFNEQPPAVPTKDNHVGSYRRIIDIPANWDGKQVVAHFGSVTSNIYLYVNGKFAGYAEDSKVAAEFDITPYLKKGKNLIAFQTFRWCDGSWDEDQDFWRLSGVARESYLFARDAKLHLEDIRVTPDLVNNYKDGVLNISAKVKGTGKLNFILFDKEGKQVATATGLAKNGTANITMNVENPHKWNAETPYLYTLQVSLSSALKNGNMKSASMTPVKVGFRKVEIKNKQFLVNGQPVLIKGANRHEIDPDGGYVLSMERMIQDIKIMKRLNINAVRTCHYPDDPRWYELCDEYGIYVVAEANQESHGFQYGDDAAAKKPMFAKQIMERNQHNVSMYFNHPSVVTWSMGNETVMGDNFLQAYKWIKSQDQSRPVQYEQARRGEGTDIFCPMYYPVSACEKYAKDPNSPMPLIQCEYNHTMGNSGGNLKEYWDLVRKYPIFQGGFDWDFVDQGLHRKVLKPMTIKNPEKMSNEELRKIEYCYGGDYNNYDPSDNNFNCNGIIGPDRQLNPHAYEVAYQYQNIWAKMVNAGKGEVSVYNENFFRNLSNYALAWSLIEDGVETQNGTIADIEVAAQQTKNFTIPYDLSKVKGKEVFLNIDFRLKKAEPLMEAGQIVAYAQLAVKEKKCCGHCAENMAKAQDGKKVKAKLIDKKGEQDITVTTPDLTVKVNRTTGLISEYTYRGKSLLGEGGTLKPNFWRAPTDNDFGAGLQKKFQVWKNPVMNLKGVAVEKDKKANTISICATYEMPEVKGELEIDYLIMPNTGAMKVSQEFDASDDAKVSDLFRFGMLMQLPYDMDKSQYYGRGPIENYSDREDCMRIGIYSDDADNQYFPYIRPQESGTKGDMRWWNQTDASGFGFKVKSCKPFYASAIHFDTEELDDGDDKDQRHSFNLKKSKFTNLFLDAEHSGVAGENSWGAWPLEKYRLHYGDKNFTFVLIPLDK; this is encoded by the coding sequence ATGAAACAGAGACTGTTCGTAACATTGAGTTTGGCAGGATTAGCAATGGCAACCTTTGGTGCAACCAAACCGAAGACTGCCATTAAGTCGTTGAATAAGACGACCATCCAACAGCCAACTTACACAGAATGGCACGACCTTCAGGTGAATGCCATCAATCGTTTTCCGTTGCACACCAATTTCTTCACCTATCCGGCAGATGACTGGGTTTCTGAGAAAGACGGTAAGATCGTGAGCAAGGATATCCTGCACATGAACAAGACGGAGAGCAAGTATTTCCTTTCGCTCGACGGAACCTGGAAGTTCAACTGGGTGGCTAATGCCGACCAGCGTCCTACCGACTTCTACAAGGAAGATCTTGATGATTCCAACTGGAAGACCATGAATGTTCCAGGCAACTGGGAGATGAATGGATTCGGTGATCCGGAGTATGTAAATAATGGTTTTGCATGGCGTGAACATTTCAATGAGCAGCCACCAGCAGTTCCTACCAAGGATAACCATGTAGGTTCTTACCGCCGTATCATCGACATCCCTGCCAACTGGGATGGCAAGCAGGTTGTAGCTCATTTCGGTAGCGTTACTTCTAACATCTATCTCTATGTAAACGGCAAGTTTGCCGGTTATGCTGAGGATAGCAAGGTAGCTGCCGAGTTTGACATCACTCCTTATCTGAAGAAGGGCAAGAATCTGATTGCCTTCCAGACCTTCCGCTGGTGCGATGGTTCCTGGGATGAGGATCAGGACTTCTGGCGCTTGAGTGGTGTGGCTCGTGAGAGCTATCTCTTTGCCCGCGATGCCAAGTTGCATTTGGAGGATATCCGTGTTACTCCTGACCTTGTAAACAACTACAAGGATGGTGTGCTCAATATCTCTGCCAAGGTAAAGGGAACAGGCAAGCTGAACTTCATCCTCTTCGACAAAGAGGGCAAGCAGGTGGCTACAGCTACAGGATTGGCAAAGAATGGAACAGCCAACATTACGATGAACGTAGAGAATCCACACAAGTGGAATGCAGAGACACCTTATTTATATACCCTTCAGGTTTCCCTCTCAAGTGCGCTGAAGAATGGCAACATGAAATCAGCAAGCATGACTCCTGTCAAGGTAGGTTTCCGCAAGGTGGAAATCAAGAACAAGCAGTTCCTTGTCAACGGTCAGCCTGTGCTCATCAAGGGTGCCAACCGTCATGAGATTGACCCTGATGGAGGTTATGTATTGAGCATGGAGCGCATGATTCAGGACATCAAGATTATGAAGCGCCTGAATATCAACGCTGTCCGTACCTGCCACTATCCTGATGATCCACGCTGGTACGAGCTCTGCGATGAGTATGGTATCTATGTGGTAGCTGAGGCTAACCAGGAGAGTCATGGTTTCCAGTATGGCGATGATGCTGCTGCCAAGAAGCCGATGTTTGCCAAGCAGATTATGGAGCGCAACCAGCACAATGTTTCCATGTACTTCAATCATCCTAGTGTCGTAACCTGGAGTATGGGTAATGAGACTGTGATGGGCGATAACTTCCTGCAGGCTTACAAGTGGATCAAGAGCCAGGACCAGAGCCGTCCGGTTCAGTATGAGCAGGCTCGCAGAGGCGAGGGTACCGATATCTTCTGCCCTATGTATTATCCGGTAAGTGCTTGTGAAAAGTATGCGAAGGACCCTAACAGTCCGATGCCGCTCATCCAGTGCGAGTACAACCATACTATGGGTAATTCGGGTGGTAACCTGAAGGAATACTGGGATCTGGTACGCAAGTATCCTATCTTCCAGGGTGGTTTCGACTGGGATTTCGTTGACCAGGGCTTGCACCGCAAGGTATTGAAGCCGATGACCATCAAGAATCCTGAGAAGATGAGCAATGAAGAGCTCCGCAAGATAGAATATTGCTACGGTGGCGATTACAACAATTACGACCCTAGCGACAACAACTTCAACTGCAATGGTATCATCGGCCCTGACCGTCAGCTCAATCCTCATGCCTACGAGGTAGCCTACCAGTATCAGAACATCTGGGCAAAGATGGTGAATGCAGGGAAGGGCGAAGTAAGTGTATACAATGAGAACTTCTTCCGCAATTTGAGCAACTATGCCTTGGCATGGAGCCTCATTGAGGATGGCGTGGAGACTCAGAACGGTACCATCGCTGATATCGAAGTGGCTGCCCAGCAGACCAAGAACTTCACCATCCCTTACGACCTTTCTAAGGTAAAGGGCAAGGAGGTGTTCCTCAACATCGATTTCCGTCTGAAGAAGGCTGAACCTCTGATGGAGGCTGGTCAGATTGTGGCTTATGCCCAGCTGGCAGTGAAGGAGAAGAAGTGCTGCGGTCATTGTGCAGAAAACATGGCTAAGGCTCAGGACGGCAAGAAGGTGAAGGCTAAGCTCATCGACAAGAAGGGCGAGCAGGATATCACCGTTACTACTCCTGATCTGACCGTGAAGGTGAACCGTACCACCGGTCTCATCTCTGAATATACCTATCGTGGCAAGTCGCTCCTCGGCGAGGGCGGTACCCTGAAGCCAAACTTCTGGCGTGCTCCTACCGATAATGATTTTGGTGCCGGCCTGCAGAAGAAGTTCCAGGTTTGGAAGAACCCTGTCATGAACCTGAAGGGTGTAGCTGTTGAAAAGGACAAGAAGGCAAACACCATCAGCATCTGTGCAACCTATGAGATGCCAGAGGTGAAGGGTGAACTGGAAATCGATTATCTCATCATGCCTAACACCGGTGCGATGAAGGTAAGCCAGGAGTTTGATGCTTCTGATGATGCCAAGGTCAGCGATCTGTTCCGTTTCGGTATGCTGATGCAGTTGCCATACGATATGGACAAGAGCCAGTATTACGGCCGTGGTCCTATCGAGAACTATTCTGACCGTGAGGACTGCATGCGCATCGGAATCTACAGCGATGATGCCGACAACCAGTACTTCCCATACATCCGTCCACAGGAGAGTGGAACCAAGGGCGATATGCGCTGGTGGAACCAGACCGATGCTTCCGGTTTCGGATTCAAGGTGAAGAGCTGCAAGCCATTCTATGCTTCCGCTATCCACTTTGACACAGAAGAATTGGATGATGGTGATGACAAGGATCAGCGCCACAGTTTCAACCTGAAGAAGTCAAAATTCACCAATCTCTTCCTCGATGCAGAGCATTCTGGTGTAGCTGGTGAGAACTCTTGGGGTGCATGGCCTTTGGAGAAATATCGCCTCCATTATGGCGATAAGAACTTCACTTTCGTGCTCATTCCATTAGATAAATAG
- the argS gene encoding arginine--tRNA ligase: protein MKIENEIISSVIAAVKELYGQDVPEKMVALQKTKSNFEGNLTLVVFPFLKMSKKKPEDTAQEIGEYLKKNCANVIADFNVVKGFLNLSIAPAAWVGLLNTINADPKFGEKPVTENSPLVMIEYSSPNTNKPLHLGHVRNNLLGWSLAQIMEANGNKVIKTNIVNDRGIHICKSMLAWLKWGNGETPETSGKKGDHLIGDYYVAFDKHYREEIAELKAQYMKEGMDEEAATEKAKVEAPLIKEAHEMLVKWENNDPEVRALWQKMNNWVYAGFDETYKMMGVSFDKIYYESNTYLEGKKKVEEGLEKGLFFRKDDNSVWADLTNEGLDQKLLLRSDGTSVYMTQDIGTADLRFKDFPIDKMIYVVGNEQNYHFQVLSILLDRLGFKWGKDLVHFSYGMVELPNGKMKSREGTVVDADDLMAEMIKDARQTSDELGKFKDMSEEERQEISRIVGLGALKYFILKVDARKNMLFNPEESIDFNGNTGPFIQYTYARIRSIMRKAAAEGIEIPAELGADAPINEKEIDLIQKMNDFAAAVADAGNNYNPGGIANYCYELTKEFNQFYHDYSILNAESEAEKITRLVLAANVAKILKNGMSLLGIEVPERM from the coding sequence ATGAAGATAGAAAACGAAATCATCAGCTCGGTCATCGCTGCGGTGAAGGAGCTTTATGGTCAGGACGTACCTGAGAAGATGGTAGCCCTGCAGAAGACCAAGAGTAATTTCGAAGGTAACCTTACCCTCGTCGTATTCCCATTCCTCAAAATGTCGAAGAAAAAGCCTGAGGATACAGCACAGGAAATCGGCGAATACCTGAAGAAAAACTGCGCTAATGTTATCGCAGACTTCAACGTGGTTAAGGGTTTCCTCAACCTTTCTATCGCTCCTGCCGCTTGGGTAGGACTCTTGAACACCATCAACGCTGACCCTAAGTTTGGTGAGAAGCCAGTTACTGAGAACAGTCCGCTCGTCATGATCGAGTACTCTTCTCCTAACACCAACAAGCCTCTCCACCTCGGTCACGTTCGCAACAACCTCCTCGGCTGGTCTCTGGCCCAGATTATGGAGGCTAACGGCAACAAGGTAATCAAGACAAACATCGTTAACGACCGTGGTATCCACATCTGTAAGTCTATGCTCGCCTGGCTCAAGTGGGGCAATGGCGAAACTCCTGAAACTTCCGGCAAGAAGGGCGACCACCTCATCGGCGACTACTATGTAGCCTTCGACAAGCACTATCGTGAGGAAATCGCAGAACTCAAGGCTCAGTACATGAAGGAGGGCATGGACGAAGAAGCTGCCACAGAGAAAGCTAAAGTAGAGGCTCCGCTGATTAAGGAGGCTCACGAGATGCTCGTAAAGTGGGAGAACAACGACCCTGAGGTTCGTGCACTCTGGCAGAAGATGAACAACTGGGTTTACGCTGGCTTCGATGAGACTTACAAGATGATGGGTGTAAGTTTCGACAAGATATATTATGAGTCAAATACTTACCTCGAGGGTAAGAAGAAGGTAGAAGAAGGATTGGAGAAGGGTCTCTTCTTCCGCAAGGACGATAACTCTGTTTGGGCAGACCTCACCAACGAGGGCCTCGACCAGAAGCTCCTGCTCCGTTCAGACGGCACCTCTGTTTATATGACTCAGGACATCGGTACTGCCGACCTCCGTTTCAAGGACTTCCCTATCGACAAGATGATCTACGTAGTAGGTAACGAGCAGAACTACCACTTCCAGGTGCTCTCTATCCTGCTCGACCGTCTCGGTTTCAAGTGGGGTAAGGACTTGGTTCACTTCTCTTACGGTATGGTAGAGTTGCCTAACGGTAAGATGAAGAGCCGCGAGGGAACCGTAGTAGATGCTGATGACCTGATGGCAGAGATGATCAAGGATGCTCGCCAGACAAGCGATGAGCTTGGCAAGTTCAAGGACATGAGCGAGGAAGAGCGCCAGGAGATTTCACGCATCGTGGGTCTCGGAGCGTTGAAGTACTTCATCCTCAAGGTAGATGCCCGCAAGAACATGCTCTTCAACCCAGAAGAGAGTATCGACTTCAACGGTAATACAGGTCCTTTCATCCAGTATACCTACGCTCGTATCCGCAGCATCATGCGCAAGGCAGCAGCTGAGGGCATCGAGATTCCTGCAGAGTTGGGTGCAGATGCTCCTATCAACGAGAAGGAGATTGACCTCATCCAAAAGATGAACGACTTTGCTGCAGCTGTAGCCGATGCAGGCAACAACTACAACCCTGGCGGTATCGCTAACTACTGCTATGAGTTGACCAAGGAGTTCAACCAGTTCTATCACGACTACAGCATCCTGAATGCTGAGAGCGAGGCTGAGAAGATTACCCGTCTGGTTCTTGCAGCCAACGTGGCTAAGATCCTGAAGAACGGTATGTCTCTGCTCGGCATCGAGGTTCCAGAAAGAATGTAA
- a CDS encoding RNase H family protein: protein MNKMPVNPPSWRNDTVLPLPNEVRANAWAVDAACSGNPGPMEYQCIDLQTGAQVFHYGPIHGTNNIGEFLAIVHALALMQQKGITDKVIYSDSVNAQLWVSKKQCKTKLERTPQTEQLYQVIARAENWLRTHPINIPIIKWETKKWGEIPADFGRKG, encoded by the coding sequence ATGAATAAAATGCCCGTAAATCCTCCTTCATGGAGAAACGATACCGTTTTGCCTCTGCCCAACGAGGTAAGAGCCAACGCCTGGGCTGTGGATGCCGCCTGTTCCGGCAATCCCGGTCCGATGGAATACCAATGCATCGACCTTCAGACCGGTGCCCAGGTTTTCCATTATGGTCCTATCCACGGCACCAACAACATCGGCGAGTTTCTCGCCATCGTCCACGCCCTCGCCCTGATGCAGCAGAAGGGCATTACCGACAAGGTAATTTATAGCGACAGCGTGAATGCCCAGCTCTGGGTAAGCAAGAAACAATGCAAGACCAAACTGGAGCGCACTCCCCAGACCGAACAGCTCTACCAGGTCATCGCCCGAGCCGAGAACTGGCTCCGCACCCACCCCATCAACATACCTATTATAAAATGGGAGACGAAGAAATGGGGCGAGATTCCAGCCGATTTCGGAAGAAAGGGATAA
- a CDS encoding AAA family ATPase: protein MVFLPHFEQNSVRLFCSKRYFLYICSKINERIMAQKIIGRKQEIKELLDLYKENKPVFAVIYGRRRVGKTFLVRELFQDKMSFYHTGLSPYELSGQKIMEQQLTSFYSSLVRYGSKGKKVPSSWLEAFDALINLLEEQDADKRQVIFIDELPWLDTPRSGFVTALEHFWNGWAAGKQNIMLIVCGSATSWISDKLLNNKGGLFDRTTDEIKLRPFTLGECEEYYQANNIVMSKFDQIQCYMATGGIPYYISMLQKGKSLAQNMDRLFFEPAAKLGLEFDRLYSSLFTNAEDCMTIVRLLAQKRQGYTRKEIVSLTKIPNGGGLSATLKSLEVSDFITSYVKYGYPKREVYFRLTDFYSKFYLSFIDGRKTTNPHFWQDNLLTPELTAWRGFTFESLCYYHLPQIKQALGISGVQTEASPWKSRKEKDGAQIDMIIDRADRIINVCEMKFCEDDFSINAAYDKNLRHKLSTFAEETKCRSSLHLTLVTTYGLKFNEYAGRVQSVVTMDDLFK from the coding sequence ATGGTATTTTTACCCCATTTCGAGCAAAATAGCGTGCGTTTATTTTGCTCGAAACGATATTTTTTGTATATTTGCAGCAAAATAAACGAAAGGATTATGGCACAGAAAATTATCGGAAGAAAGCAGGAGATTAAGGAACTTCTGGATCTTTACAAGGAAAATAAACCTGTTTTTGCAGTAATATATGGTAGAAGAAGGGTCGGAAAAACCTTTCTCGTAAGAGAATTGTTTCAGGATAAAATGAGCTTTTACCATACGGGTTTATCTCCTTATGAGTTAAGTGGTCAAAAAATAATGGAGCAACAGTTGACTAGCTTTTACTCCAGTCTTGTTCGCTATGGCAGCAAGGGTAAGAAGGTGCCATCCTCTTGGCTCGAAGCTTTTGATGCACTCATCAATCTCTTGGAAGAGCAAGATGCAGACAAGCGTCAGGTGATATTCATAGATGAATTGCCATGGCTTGACACTCCCCGCTCGGGATTTGTTACAGCATTAGAGCATTTTTGGAATGGATGGGCTGCAGGAAAGCAGAATATCATGCTTATCGTCTGCGGCTCTGCCACGTCATGGATTTCAGACAAGCTATTAAACAATAAAGGCGGTTTGTTTGATCGCACAACTGATGAAATCAAGTTGCGCCCGTTTACGTTGGGCGAATGCGAAGAATACTATCAGGCTAACAACATCGTGATGTCTAAGTTCGACCAGATACAATGTTATATGGCTACAGGTGGCATTCCTTATTATATTTCCATGCTGCAGAAAGGCAAAAGTCTGGCTCAGAATATGGACAGGCTTTTCTTCGAACCTGCAGCCAAACTCGGTTTAGAGTTCGACCGCCTCTATTCTTCTCTCTTTACTAATGCGGAGGATTGCATGACTATCGTGCGCCTTCTGGCTCAAAAAAGACAGGGATATACGCGAAAAGAAATCGTTTCGCTTACAAAAATACCTAATGGTGGTGGACTTTCAGCTACATTAAAATCACTCGAAGTGAGTGATTTCATAACATCGTATGTTAAGTATGGTTATCCCAAGCGTGAGGTATATTTCCGTCTGACAGATTTCTACAGCAAATTCTATTTGTCATTCATAGATGGCAGAAAGACGACAAATCCGCATTTCTGGCAAGACAACCTGCTGACACCTGAGCTGACAGCATGGCGAGGTTTTACCTTTGAATCTCTTTGCTATTATCATCTGCCACAAATCAAGCAGGCACTCGGTATTAGTGGAGTGCAGACAGAGGCGAGTCCCTGGAAAAGCAGAAAAGAGAAAGATGGTGCGCAGATAGATATGATTATTGACAGAGCCGACCGTATCATCAATGTTTGTGAAATGAAATTCTGTGAGGATGATTTCTCCATTAATGCTGCTTATGACAAGAATCTGCGCCATAAACTGAGTACGTTTGCTGAAGAAACGAAATGCAGGAGTTCCTTGCATCTTACATTGGTTACTACTTATGGGCTTAAGTTCAACGAATATGCCGGTCGGGTACAAAGTGTCGTTACAATGGATGATTTGTTTAAATAA
- a CDS encoding ATP-binding protein: MVKELSFIRRNVEFEPHSCYVLVGLRRAGKSYMLYQRIHDLLQQGHSIEEILYFNFEDDRLADIQLSDLDLIKQAYEELFAHKPIFMLDEIQLVDGWEKFARRLADHKYLVYITGSNAKMLSKEISTTLDGRYIVQNVFPFSFMEFLQSKNIQLEKQWEYLDNAPIKRTFNEYFHFGGLPELVIREESFKRQWLGNLYYKIYFGDLISRYNIRNTTGLKVLVRKLAESIKQPQSYNRLANIVSTVAGKVKQETIVDYLEYIKETCMIFSIENIEAKLQDKISNKKYYFIDNGILNLFLLDPETSLLENMVAIYLYETYGEDLYYYNDNIEVDFCLFEHGKAIQVSYSIQDDKTYERETKALIVYAKRFDCKELFIITMDEEKEINLDGNIIQIIPLWKMLLKGI, translated from the coding sequence ATGGTAAAAGAATTGAGTTTCATTAGACGCAATGTCGAATTTGAACCTCATTCATGCTACGTATTGGTAGGTCTTCGCCGGGCAGGTAAGTCATATATGCTATATCAACGCATACATGACCTATTACAGCAAGGCCATTCCATTGAAGAAATTCTCTACTTCAACTTTGAAGATGACCGTTTAGCAGACATCCAACTCAGCGACCTCGACCTCATCAAACAAGCATACGAAGAATTATTTGCCCATAAGCCAATCTTCATGCTTGACGAGATTCAATTAGTGGATGGTTGGGAAAAATTTGCACGCCGACTTGCAGACCATAAATACCTTGTTTATATTACTGGAAGCAATGCAAAGATGTTGAGCAAAGAAATTTCCACAACTCTTGACGGACGTTATATAGTTCAAAATGTATTTCCATTTTCCTTCATGGAATTCCTCCAATCCAAGAACATCCAATTAGAAAAGCAGTGGGAATACCTTGACAACGCTCCTATCAAACGAACTTTCAATGAATATTTCCACTTTGGAGGATTACCAGAGTTAGTCATCCGAGAAGAATCATTCAAGCGTCAATGGTTAGGCAATCTATACTATAAGATATATTTTGGCGACTTAATCAGTAGATACAATATACGTAACACTACAGGATTAAAAGTATTAGTCAGGAAATTAGCTGAGAGCATCAAACAGCCACAAAGCTACAATCGTCTTGCAAATATCGTATCTACAGTAGCAGGAAAGGTCAAGCAAGAAACTATCGTAGATTACCTTGAATACATCAAGGAAACTTGCATGATTTTTTCTATAGAAAACATTGAAGCAAAATTGCAAGACAAGATTTCTAACAAGAAATACTATTTCATCGATAATGGAATTCTGAACCTCTTCCTGCTTGATCCAGAAACATCCCTATTGGAAAATATGGTTGCCATTTATCTCTATGAGACGTATGGTGAAGACCTATATTATTACAATGACAATATAGAAGTTGACTTTTGTCTATTTGAGCATGGTAAAGCCATCCAAGTATCCTATAGCATACAGGATGATAAGACTTATGAGCGAGAAACAAAAGCCCTCATAGTTTATGCCAAACGCTTCGATTGCAAGGAGTTATTCATCATCACGATGGATGAAGAAAAAGAGATTAACCTCGACGGCAATATCATCCAAATTATACCACTTTGGAAAATGCTATTGAAAGGGATATAA
- a CDS encoding peroxiredoxin family protein, translating into MKRVCLLLIFVSLLFTSNAQIDIQYVMFDANDGSEQWSIEVVSPSTNIVKYSLDEVGNVTVKLVDSKNQSILRSFTSSNPSGLFTTRYSYSVEEEREALMEIYRELGGDNWRKKDNWGTDKPVSEWYGISAPEIQGKQGTVEWISLEKNNLVGKLPIAAFEKLKNLKYLFLSNNDIRGDVPECLTKLYGFSIANNVNLSSHLPEHPWSELMSYVCDGRQLDFSCISNNADVPKWAENHERFCDFWHNFALLSVTKTDNYKTYWKNLKIPMTEFQIIDFDGNVHNNSDFSKNKLTLLMHWESWCMYSKDLVQKLIPVYERLHGKGLEILGYSTLCSGGAIPCVDEEAHFEYIKEVGIPWKNCSQTRENCIINFNGYDMNPPKVYAVDNSGNIVFQSITNGYSELIPFIEEFFSE; encoded by the coding sequence ATGAAAAGAGTTTGTTTATTATTGATTTTTGTTAGTCTTTTGTTTACATCGAATGCTCAGATTGATATTCAATATGTGATGTTTGATGCAAATGACGGAAGTGAACAATGGAGCATAGAAGTAGTGTCCCCATCGACTAATATAGTAAAATATAGTTTAGATGAAGTTGGTAATGTTACAGTTAAATTGGTAGATTCAAAAAACCAATCTATTTTGCGCTCTTTTACTTCTTCTAATCCAAGTGGATTATTTACTACAAGATATTCTTATTCTGTTGAAGAAGAACGAGAAGCTTTAATGGAGATATACAGGGAATTAGGTGGTGATAATTGGAGAAAAAAAGATAATTGGGGAACTGATAAGCCGGTTTCTGAATGGTATGGAATTTCTGCTCCTGAAATTCAGGGAAAACAGGGTACCGTAGAGTGGATTTCTCTAGAGAAAAATAATTTAGTAGGAAAATTACCTATTGCGGCTTTTGAAAAATTAAAAAATTTAAAGTATCTTTTTTTGTCGAATAATGATATTAGAGGTGATGTTCCTGAATGTTTAACTAAATTGTATGGATTTTCAATAGCAAATAATGTAAATTTATCTAGTCACCTCCCTGAACATCCATGGTCGGAACTTATGTCTTATGTTTGTGATGGAAGACAACTTGATTTTTCTTGTATATCTAATAACGCAGATGTTCCCAAGTGGGCAGAAAATCATGAACGCTTTTGCGACTTTTGGCATAACTTTGCACTTCTTTCTGTTACAAAAACTGATAACTATAAAACTTATTGGAAAAATCTAAAAATTCCTATGACAGAATTTCAAATAATTGATTTTGATGGAAATGTTCATAACAATAGTGATTTTTCTAAAAATAAGTTGACCTTATTGATGCATTGGGAATCATGGTGTATGTATTCTAAAGACTTAGTACAAAAACTTATTCCTGTTTATGAACGCTTGCATGGTAAAGGACTTGAAATATTGGGATATTCTACCCTTTGCTCAGGAGGTGCTATTCCTTGTGTTGATGAGGAGGCACATTTTGAATATATAAAAGAAGTTGGAATACCATGGAAGAATTGTTCGCAAACCAGAGAAAATTGTATAATAAATTTTAATGGTTATGATATGAATCCTCCTAAGGTTTATGCTGTTGATAATAGTGGAAATATTGTTTTTCAATCAATTACAAACGGATATTCTGAACTGATTCCATTTATAGAGGAGTTTTTTTCTGAATAA